The sequence GTGAGTTGGGTCTCTTTTCAATGGTGGAAAGTGGGAAAAATGGATGAATATGAAGATTGGCATAATGGTATTGCAATTTCTAAAAAAGATGGTAAATATGGTTATGTGGATGATAAATTTAAACTTTTTATTCCACATCAATTTGACTCAGCAGGGAAGTTTGATGAATTTGAGCGAGCGGTTGTTGGCAGTAAATTGGGCAACGATTACCGTTGGCGATTGATTAACAAAAAAGGCGTATATGTGAGTGAAGCTTATGATGAAATTCAAGGTTTAGGTTTTGGACGTTATAAAGTGCGTAACCGTGTTGCACTATCTGAGAAGGAAAAATATCAAGATTATCATTGGCAAGTGATTGATGTTGATGGTCGAGTTTTAACTACGCAAAAATATCATGTGATTGATCCATTTCAGGAAGAACGGGCGAGAGTTTGTGTGCTAGCAAAATGTGGATTTATGAATTTATCTGGTCAAGTAGTCATTGGTTTTGGGCAAGTGCCAAATGCTGATCGATACCAAATGGTTGCTAATTATTCAGATGGTACGAGAAAAAATTATTTGGATAATGGGCAACATTTTAGTCATGGTCTAGCTCGCATGCAACAGCAAGGTAAATATGGCTATATGGATAAATCAGGAAAAATCGTCATTCCTGTACAATTTTTGCAAGCAGAAAATTTCAGTGAGCAAGTGGCTGTGGTTAAAACGGATGCTGGCTATGGTGTCATTGATTTACAAGGAAAATTTGTGATTCAACCACAATCAAATTGGACAGATTTACAGTCTTTTAGCGAACAACGTTCGATATTCCGTGAAGGTGAATATTATGGTATGATTGATAAACAAGGACGTGTAATTGTGCCGATTGATAGAAAATATAGTCATATTGGTAAGGTCAAAAATGGCGTGGCAAATATCATACGAGATAATAAATATGGTTTTGTTGATGTCAATGGTGTAGAAATTATTCCGCCGATTTATGAACAGTTAGGTGGAGAATTTAAAAATGGCACGGTATGGGCTATTTCTGAAAAACAGCCAAATGTAATGTTGCATTTAGATAAAAAGCATAATGTTTTAAGAACGAGTGAGCTGACGACTTTTAGTTCAACAAATTAGGTTGAATATTATTTTCATTTATTGTAACTTATTGATTTTATGTGGGGGTTAATGCTCATTCGCCTACAAACACTAGGTAGTCGGTAGGGTGCATAACACGCACCATTTCGATGAAAACTTGTAAAAGGAGCGTCTTGCGTAGCTTTAATCGCTACTCAACACTACTTTGAAACTACAAAAATGAATATTTCATTTACAATTAAATAGGTATAGATATGTCATTTGAATCAAAAAGATTGCAAGGATGGTATGAGTTTTTCCTTGAACAAAGAGGAAAACCAACCTTGTCCCAAAAAGTGGATAGTCAAGTCATCTTGAATTGGGAAAATAAACTGCCAAGTTCTTTACTTCGTATTTGGCAAGAATTAGGGTGGTGCAGTTTCCATAATGGCTTATTATGGATTGTCAATCCTGATGATTATCAATATCTTGTAGATACTTGGTTAGACAATACCAAATATCTACAACTTGATAATTTTTATTGTATAGCTAGAACCGCATTTGGTGAATGTTTGTTATATGGTGAAAGAACAAAGCGAATTATTGAAATTCAACCACAATACAACACTATCTGGGCTGATGATAAACAATTGCAAGAACCCGATGATGACTTTGGAGCAAGCATATCCACATTACTTTACTTAAAATCTGACACAGCTGATTTTGATATGACAGATATTCAAGACGAACCCCTTTTTGAAAGAGCAGTTAAAAAATTAGGGGTATTGTCGCCTGATGAAATGTATGCTTTTGAGCCATTTTATATGTTATTGCCTGATGAGCAGATTACCATTGAACGCCTAATTAAAGTGCGTATGGATGTTTATACCGATATGCTGTATCAATTTCAACCTCCAGTCAGTCGTGGCACTTCGTTTAGTGATATTTTTAAATAAAAAATAGTTCTAAATAAATATTATTTAGAACTATTTTAAACCTTATTTGATATATTTTTAGTTTCTCTATCCATACTATGTTTTAACGCTTGTAATTATTTATTCTACCTTTGTATAATCACCCAATTCAGGCACATCAATAATTTCCCCAAGCTGTTTTCCACGCCCTTTTAAAATTTCAGGCATTTTACGTTGAGTTGGCGTGGTTTGTTTTGGTAAAACCGTAATAATCACTTGCACATCATCTAACACAGGTGGCGTATCAATCCACTCTAATTGATTATTCATAATTTTTGCTTGATAGCTGTTTAACATCTTTATCTCCTAAAATATGACTGTTTCTAGTGTAGCGTAAAAACATCAGGCTAGGAAAACCTAGCCCAACGTTTATTCTTCTATCTTAGTTTTAGCATTTGCCTTTTTCTTTTTCACTTTTTTCTTAGCCTTGTCTTTGACTTTATCTTTTTTCTTCTTCTTAATTTTTCCATCATCAGACAACGACAATTTTTTATCTTGCTCAATGGCTGGTTTGGTCGCCTTATCTTTCACTTTCTCTTTTTTGGCTTTTTTCGGAGCATTGGCGGTTTTTTTGCCCGCATTTGGTGCTTTTTGACGAATGGCACGTCCAGCGCGAGACAGTTGTTGTAATAAAGCAAAATCGATTTTACGTTCATCGAGATTAACCATGACCACTTTAATTTTTACTTCATCGCCTAAACCGAGAATTTGACCTGTATTCTGTCCAACTAAGACTTGATGTTTCGCATCAAAGATAAAATAATCATCGCCAATTTGACTAATATGAATCATACCATCAACATAAACATCTTTTAAGCTGACAAATAAACCAAATTCAGTAACCGCACTGATATAGCCAATAAATTCTTCGCCCAAATGCTGTTGCATATAATGGCATTTTAACCAACTGGTTACACTACGACTGGCTTCATCGGCTTGACGTTCTGTGGCTGAAAAATGCACGCCTGCATCTGCTAAGGCTTGCCCTGAAATTGGATACGGTTTTTCTTGCAAATGTGCTTTAATCGCACGGTGCAATAATAAATCAGGATAACGGCGAATTGGCGAAGTAAAATGCGTATAATGTTCATATGCTAAGCCATAATGTCCTAAATTTTCATCGCTATAACGTGCTTGCATCATCGAACGTAACAATAATGATGAGATTTGTGGTGCATCTAAACGTTCTTTCGTGGCATCAATAATTGCTTGATAATCCTGTTGTGTTGGTTGTTCTGGGAATTTTAAGCCTAATGTTTTGACAAAATCTCTAACTTTTTCCACACGGCTAAATTCTGGCGGTTCATGCACACGATACAAGATTGGAATATCATTTTTCAAGGCAAAATCTGCTGCCGCTACATTGGCAAGTAACATACATTCTTCAATGAGTTTATGTGCGTCATTGCGTGTGCGTGGCAAAATATCTTGAATACCGCCCAATTCATCAAAAGTCATATAAGTTTCAACAGTTTCAAATTCTAAAGCATGACGTTGTTGGCGAACATTTTTTAAAACTTGATAAAGTTGTAATAATGTATTGAGTGACTTTCGTACATCAGCTTGTTCAGGAACGGCATCATTGTTACCAGCATAATAATCTGCCATTTGATTATAGGTTAAACGTGCGTGCGAATGCATAATCGCAGGGTAGAATTGATAACCTGTTACCCGTCCCACACGAGACAAGGTTAAATCACAGACCATACATAAACGATTGACGTGCGGATTGAGTGAGCATAGTCCGTTTGATAATGCTTCAGGTAACATCGGTAACACAAAATGTGGAAAATATACAGATGTGCCACGTTCGGTCGCTTCTTTATCTAAAGCGGATTTCGGTTTAACATAGTGGCTCACATCAGCAATCGCCACCACGACACGGAAACCACCACCAGCACGTTTTTCGGCATAGACGGCATCATCAAAATCTCGAGCATCTTCACCATCGATGGTAACGAGTGGTAATGTTGTTAAATCGACACGGTCTTTAAATTGAGCAGGTTTAGGCTCTTTAAATTTTTCTGCTTCGGCAATCGCTTTTGGGTCAAATTCATAATTTAAACCATATTCCAAAATGGTTTGTGGAATAATCAGTTGCGTATCTGCTTGATTTTCCATCGTTTGAATAATATGCCCTGTGGCAAAATGCTCTCTTGTTGGATAATCATCAATCGCCACACGCAAAATATCGCCCACTTTCACTTTTGCGTGTTCAATCAATTCTTTTTCGAGTGGAATAGGCTGATGTTGATTGAGATAACGTGGTTGGATATAAAAGCCTTCAGTATGATGCTCAACTGTGCCGAGTACTTCTTTTACACGGTGCTGTAATACTTCTGTGATAAAGCCCCAAGTTCCCTTGTTATCAGTACGACTTTTACGCACTTTTACACGGTCGCCGTGAAATACTAAACGTAATTCTCGTTCAGGTAATAGCACTTCATCACCAATGTCTAATTTGGCAGTGCCATTACCTTTCGTCTGAATATAAACTGTTGCTTCAAATTCAGGCTGATATTTAATCACCTGAAATTTATAATCTTCTTTAACCAATTGCCCATCACGCACCATTGCAACTAAACGGTGTAATAAACCATCAATTTGCTTTTGTTCTTGCAAATCAAAATATTGTACTAATTCTGCATGAGATTGGGCGGTTTGCAATTTTTCAATACTTTCCGCAATTAATACACGACTTGGGATAGGATTTTCATAACGTTGTGCTTCATCTTGAGCATTTGGATCATTCCAATTTTTTGTCATTTTATATACCTCAATTATATCAATTTTCATTTCACAGTAATAAGCATAAGCGATTTAAGTCAAAACTGCACGAAAAAAACGTGTAGATGAGTTATTAATGTATAAAATATAAGCAAAATTGCTTAAAATAATCAAAAATTGTTTAAAAAATAAATAAACATGATAAAAAATAAAAAAAATACTTGCTTAAAACTAAAAATATCATTAATATACTGTCTCAACGGTGAGATGGGTGAGTGGCTGAAACCACCTCCCTGCTAAGGAGGCATATCCATTACGGGTATCGAGGGTTCGAATCCCTCTCTCACCGCCATTTACATGACGCGCTTATAGCTCAGCTGGATAGAGCACTTGGCTACGAACTAAGGGGTCGGGAGTTCGAATCTCTCTAAGCGCGCCAATCTAAATGTAAATGTTTTATTGATAAAAAATCAAATTACGCGCTTATAGCTCAGCTGGATAGAGCACTTGGCTACGAACTAAGGGGTCGGGAGTTCGAATCTCTCTAAGCGCGCCATATTCTAAAAAGCTACTTCCGATTGAAGTAGCTTTTTTGTTTTTGGTAAAAAAATTAGGATTTTAGTATCATGATATGGATATTAAAACCACCCACCCAATTTACGTTTAATGATTTCTTTTTTTGAGTGTTTATATGGGAAAGCTAACATCTCCATATCATATTTCTTTAGAAGTTTATCATCGATACTAAATGATAAGAATGTAAAAGCATAAGGGAAAAGTAATATTGAACCTAAAATATAAATATGAGGAATAAAACTATCAGATGGTGTAGCACGAGATAGACAAGAGCGGTCAATCGTTGCTGTGCTATAAGGACATTTTTCGTAAGCGTGTTCCATCACAATCCATTGTATTCCAATAAAAAGTAAAAGTATCACAAGCAATCCACATATTTTTTTTAAAAGAAATAGTGTTTCATTTTTTATAATTAAAAACTCTTTTAGACTAAATGGATAAATGCTATAAAATCTATATACTGGATATATGGTTCCAATAAAAAAAATAGCATACATACTCGCTAAGTGATATTGTTGTATTTCTATAAGATAACGAATATTGGGTACAATATATTGAAATAAATTTAATTTTGAGGGGATAATGGTTAATTGGAAAAAGTATTGAATATAACTGAATAGAAATAAAATTGTACCATAAACTAGAAATAAATGATTAAGAACAGTCATTTTCTCAAAATAGTAAATACTATAATCTTGTAATTGTTCATGAGAAAAATCTGAAAGTTTCATGACAGCCCCCTTTAAACCTATTTTAGACTTGAAGTGTTGATAATTTTTGAAAAAATGATTGTTATAGATATTATCATAAATGATTTTTGCGATAATATAAAAGTGATTTATCATAAAAAATGGATTATTTTTGTTCATTATGTTTAAAAAAAACGCATTTGATTAATAAAGATAATAAATTTAAAATAAAGTAGTTGCAAAGGTTGTTTGGTTGCTGTAATATACGCACCCATAGCGATAGTGCTTTAGATAAAGTTTAAGGAAATCAATAGGTTACATTATTTTATTAGTCTTTAGTGGTTGATAAGGTGGTGTGGATAAGTTTGATTGATGAGCTGTTTGGTTTGTTGATTTTAACTTTAATCTGTGGATAAGTTAAATAATAGGTACTGTTGTTTGTGGATAAAGTTAGTTATTTTGAATTTAAATTGAAAAAATGCTTGACATTGATTGAAAATAGATTATAATAGCTAAACTTTTTAATTAACTCAGACGATGAGTTAATAACTCACTAAAAGATTAGAAGAACAACTTGTGTGGATTTTTGCTATTATTGGATGGATTTTTATATTTTAAATTGAATATAAAGTTCATTTGATTTGGTAGAAATTGACTCGAGATTTATTTGAGCGAAAATTTTGCTAGTGATTGAATGGGCGAATTGGTATTTGTTGTTATGTTTATGATGATGAATGCTGATTAAGAATGAATTAAACTGAAGAGTTTGATCATGGCTCAGATTGAACGCTGGCGGCAGGCTTAACACATGCAAGTCGGACGGTTGAAGGGTGCTTGCACCTGGAGATAGTGGCGAACGGGTGAGTAATGCTTAGGAATCTGGCTATTAATGGGGGACAACAATTCGAAAGGATTGCTAATACCGCATACGCCCTACGGGGGAAAGCAGGGGATCTTAGGACCTTGCGTTAATAGATGAGCCTAAGTTGGATTAGCTAGTTGGTGGGGTAAAGGCCTACCAAGGCGACGATCCATAGCGGGTCTGAGAGGATGATCCGCCACACTGGGACTGAGACACGGCCCAGACTCCTACGGGAGGCAGCAGTGGGGAATATTGGACAATGGGCGCAAGCCTGATCCAGCCATGCCGCGTGTGTGAAGAAGGTCGTAAGATTGTAAAGCACTTTAAGTGGGGAGGAGGGTACCGATGCTAATATCATTGAGTACTGGACGCTACCCACAGAATAAGCACCGGCTAACTCTGTGCCAGCAGCCGCGGTAATACAGAGGGTGCGAGCGTTAATCGGAATTACTGGGCGTAAAGCGCGCGTAGGTGGCTAATTAAGTCGGATGTGAAATCCCCGAGCTCAACTTGGGAATTGCATACGATACTGGTTGGCTAGAGTATAAGAGAGGAAGGTAGAATTCCAGGTGTAGCGGTGAAATGCGTAGAGATCTGGAGGAATACCGATGGCGAAGGCAGCCTTCTGGCTTAATACTGACGCTGAGGTGCGAAAGCATGGGGAGCAAACAGGATTAGATACCCTGGTAGTCCATGCCGTAAACGATGTCTACTAGCCGTTGGAGTCGTATAAGACTTTAGTGGCGCAGCTAACGCGATAAGTAGACCGCCTGGGGAGTACGGTCGCAAGACTAAAACTCAAATGAATTGACGGGGGCCCGCACAAGCGGTGGAGCATGTGGTTTAATTCGATGCAACGCGAAGAACCTTACCTGGTCTTGACATACAGAGAACTTAGCAGAGATGCTTTGGTGCCTTCGGGAACTCTGATACAGGTGCTGCATGGCTGTCGTCAGCTCGTGTCGTGAGATGTTGGGTTAAGTCCCGCAACGAGCGCAACCCTTATCCTTATTTGCCAGCACTTTGGGTGGGAACTATAAGGAGACTGCCAGTGACAAACTGGAGGAAGGCGGGGACGACGTCAAGTCATCATGGCCCTTACGACCAGGGCTACACACGTGCTACAATGGTAGGTACAAAGGGCAGCTTAGTCGCGAGGCTTGGCGAATCCCAAAAAGCCTATCGTAGTCCGGATTGGAGTCTGCAACTCGACTCCATGAAGTCGGAATCGCTAGTAATCGCAGATCAGAATGCTGCGGTGAATACGTTCCCGGGCCTTGTACACACCGCCCGTCACACCATGGGAGTTTGTTGCACCAGAAGTGGTTAGCTTAAAAAAGGGCGATCACCACGGTGTGGCCGATGACTGGGGTGAAGTCGTAACAAGGTAGCTGTAGGGGAACCTGCGGCTGGATCACCTCCTTAACGAAAAAAAAGATTCGTTTGATGATAGTTAGAATCCACAACAAGTTGTTCTTCTGAAAGAGTTTATCTGAGGGTCTATAGCTCAGTTGGTTAGAGCACACGCTTGATAAGCGTGGGGTCATAAGTTCAAGTCTTATTAGACCCACCACTAATTGCAAGCACTTTAAAGTGCAAGTAGTTAAAAATATAGATGGTAAGATAAATGAAAAGCTATGGGGACTTAGCTTAGTTGGTAGAGCGCCTGCTTTGCACGCAGGAGGTCAGGAGTTCGACTCTCCTAGTCTCCACCATAAGTGAGGAATAGCAAAGATTAATAATCTTAGTCCGAACACAAGATAAAAATCTATGATTTTTCTGTACGGTATAGATTAAATGATTTATTTGATTGAATAAATTAGTTATTATGTTATAATAATTAACTTATGCAATTAAGTTCACTAAGTAAAGAAATTAGTGAGTAATTAAAGCATAAAATTTAAGTGATACTGATGAGGTATTACAGTTTTATAAGTGATAACACAGGTTAAAGCTATAAAACATCATTCATTAACAGCAAGAATTGAGTCTGAAAATAATTGTTCACTCAATAGATTGAAGTAGTCGTAAGATGAAAAGATTTAATTGAGGACTAGCAAAAACTGAATCAAGCGTTTTGGAATAGATTGTGTGACTTTAAGTTGAAAGAATGAATAGATATTTTAAAATATTTATTTAAACGACAATTTGGGGTTGTATAGTCAAGTGAATAAGTGCATACGGTGGATGCCTAGGCAATCAGAGGCGAAGAAAGACGTTGTAGCCTGCG comes from Moraxella sp. ZY210820 and encodes:
- a CDS encoding WG repeat-containing protein: MSNTKKKSSPKRKKVLQIIRIVILLPILIYVSWVSFQWWKVGKMDEYEDWHNGIAISKKDGKYGYVDDKFKLFIPHQFDSAGKFDEFERAVVGSKLGNDYRWRLINKKGVYVSEAYDEIQGLGFGRYKVRNRVALSEKEKYQDYHWQVIDVDGRVLTTQKYHVIDPFQEERARVCVLAKCGFMNLSGQVVIGFGQVPNADRYQMVANYSDGTRKNYLDNGQHFSHGLARMQQQGKYGYMDKSGKIVIPVQFLQAENFSEQVAVVKTDAGYGVIDLQGKFVIQPQSNWTDLQSFSEQRSIFREGEYYGMIDKQGRVIVPIDRKYSHIGKVKNGVANIIRDNKYGFVDVNGVEIIPPIYEQLGGEFKNGTVWAISEKQPNVMLHLDKKHNVLRTSELTTFSSTN
- a CDS encoding GAD-like domain-containing protein produces the protein MSFESKRLQGWYEFFLEQRGKPTLSQKVDSQVILNWENKLPSSLLRIWQELGWCSFHNGLLWIVNPDDYQYLVDTWLDNTKYLQLDNFYCIARTAFGECLLYGERTKRIIEIQPQYNTIWADDKQLQEPDDDFGASISTLLYLKSDTADFDMTDIQDEPLFERAVKKLGVLSPDEMYAFEPFYMLLPDEQITIERLIKVRMDVYTDMLYQFQPPVSRGTSFSDIFK
- the rnr gene encoding ribonuclease R, with amino-acid sequence MTKNWNDPNAQDEAQRYENPIPSRVLIAESIEKLQTAQSHAELVQYFDLQEQKQIDGLLHRLVAMVRDGQLVKEDYKFQVIKYQPEFEATVYIQTKGNGTAKLDIGDEVLLPERELRLVFHGDRVKVRKSRTDNKGTWGFITEVLQHRVKEVLGTVEHHTEGFYIQPRYLNQHQPIPLEKELIEHAKVKVGDILRVAIDDYPTREHFATGHIIQTMENQADTQLIIPQTILEYGLNYEFDPKAIAEAEKFKEPKPAQFKDRVDLTTLPLVTIDGEDARDFDDAVYAEKRAGGGFRVVVAIADVSHYVKPKSALDKEATERGTSVYFPHFVLPMLPEALSNGLCSLNPHVNRLCMVCDLTLSRVGRVTGYQFYPAIMHSHARLTYNQMADYYAGNNDAVPEQADVRKSLNTLLQLYQVLKNVRQQRHALEFETVETYMTFDELGGIQDILPRTRNDAHKLIEECMLLANVAAADFALKNDIPILYRVHEPPEFSRVEKVRDFVKTLGLKFPEQPTQQDYQAIIDATKERLDAPQISSLLLRSMMQARYSDENLGHYGLAYEHYTHFTSPIRRYPDLLLHRAIKAHLQEKPYPISGQALADAGVHFSATERQADEASRSVTSWLKCHYMQQHLGEEFIGYISAVTEFGLFVSLKDVYVDGMIHISQIGDDYFIFDAKHQVLVGQNTGQILGLGDEVKIKVVMVNLDERKIDFALLQQLSRAGRAIRQKAPNAGKKTANAPKKAKKEKVKDKATKPAIEQDKKLSLSDDGKIKKKKKDKVKDKAKKKVKKKKANAKTKIEE